The following is a genomic window from Rhizobium sp. NRK18.
TCCTGATGCATGATGCCGTCACCGTCGTCATCCCGGGTGCGCGCAACGCCACGCAGGCGAAGTCGAACGCTGCGGCAGCCGAGCTTTCGGCGCTTTCCGCCGACGTGATGAAGGCCGCCGAGGACGTCTACGGCCGGCTGATCGCCCCGCACGTCCACCAGCGCTGGTAGGAAACGTCAAAGAGGCCCGGCATTGCTGCCGGGCCTCTTCTTCGATGAGCCTGATATGAGATCAGTTGGTCTTGTTCAGGTTGACGGCCCAGAACAGGGTTTCGCCCGAAGAGTCGTCGACGCCGTCATTGTCGGTCACGGCATAGGCCTGACCCGAGGCGTCGATCGTGAAGCCTTCGATCTTGTCGACGGCATAGCCGTGGGTTGCGGCCAGCATGTCCGGCAGCAGATCGTAGGCCAGTTCCTTCTTGACGGTCGGCAGTTCGCCACCGAGCGGCGCCGGCTTCAGTTCGGAAAGAGCAACCTTGTAGATCTTCTTGATCTTGGCGGCTTCGCCGATCTGGTTATCGCGCTCGACGATGTAAGCGTAATCGCCATTGGCGGTGATTTCCGACAGGCCGACCCAGCCGGCTTCGCCCTTGTCGAGCGGGTAGCGTACGGCGCCCCATTCCTTCGAGGACGGCTTATAGGAGACGAGCTTGACGAAGCCCTTCTCGTCATCCTTCCATTCGCGCTGCACAGCCATCCACAGCGTCTCGTCGTCACCTTCGCCGACGCGGGTGATGCCTTCGAAGCCGAAGCGCACCTGGTTGGCGTTCATGCCTTCCGGAATGTCGATCACCTGGTCGACGGCACCATCGGCGCCGGCGTGGAAGATCTGGTGCGGCACGTCCTTTTCCGGATTGCCTTCGTTGGCGATCCAGAAACCGCCCTTGCCGTCCAGCGTCAGGCCTTCCATGTCGCGGTGCTCCATCGTCGCGCCGTCCTTGGTGATGCGGATGGCGTCGGTGATGACGGCCGGCTTCTGCGTCGCGTCGATGACGAAGATCGTCGGCTGAGCCGAATAGAAGCTGTCATTGGTGGCGTAGAGCTTGCCGGGTTCCTTGGCGTCGGCGGCGAGGCTCGAAAGCGCTCCGAAGCCGATCGGATTGCCGTCCTTGTCGTCGGCCGAAACGATCTCCGGGAAGGCCTTCTCGCCTTCGCCGAGTTCGTAGAGCATGACATGCGAGCGGGCGCCGCCATCTTCCACCAGGTCGGCCTCGTTGGCCGTGGCGATCAGGTTGCGCTGCGGGACGGCGATGATGCCTTCCGGAGCGATACCCGACGGCACGATCTGCATCAGTTCCGGCTCGGCGCCGGTGTCCTTGTAGATGCCGACGACGGAAGCGCGCTCGGACATCACGAAGATGTAGTTCTGATCGCCGAACTTGGCGACTTCCAGGCCTTCCAGCTCAACGCCCTTCTTGCCGGCGCGCTTGTCGGGGAACATGCCGAGCTTGGCGATCTCGCGCTCGAGGCTCGGGCCGGACTCGTAGAGCACCTTGCCGGTCGTGTCGAAGATGGTGAAGCCGCGCGAACCGCCTTCGTAATCGCCTTCATCGGCAACGACGACGCGGTTGTCGTCCAGCCACTGGATGGAGTCGGGTTCGCGCTTGACGCCCTTCAGCGAGCCGGTGAAGTCGAGCTTGCCGTCCTTCTTGATGTCGACGCCGTCGATGTCAACTGCACCGGCGCTGAAGTGCGAGGTGACTTCGCCGGTCTTGCCGTCAACGATGACGATGTGGTTGTTTTCCTGAAGCGTCAGGGCGATCTGGCCCTTGTCGTTGATGTCGACAAATTCCGGCTCCGGATCTTCCGGAGCGATCTCGGCGAGGCCGGTGACGTCGATCTTCTTCAGGCCGCCGCAATCGGCAGCGCCATCCTTGAAGGGAATGGTGACGAGATAGCCCGCCGGCATCTGCGGCAGCTTGCCGTCGTTCAGCTCTTCATTGCGCTCGTTCTCGATGGCGATCGCGGCAAAGGAACCGTCCGGCGCGATGGCGATCGAATCCGGCTGGCCGCCGAGATCGCAGGAGGCCTCGATGGCATGGCTCTTGACGTCGATGGTCAGGAGCTTGCCGCCGGTCTTGACGTAATCCTCGGACGTGTTGACGGCAGCAAAAACCTTGCCGAAGCGGGCGGCGACGGAGGTCGGCTCGCCGTCGGCCATGACCGCGCCGAGCGGCTTCGGGGCCTTCGGATCGGTGATGTCGACGAAGCCGACTGCGCCGAGCGGGCTGTCGGAATAGACGAGCGTGTTACCGTCTTCCGTCGCGGTGATGATTTCCGACGAGGTCGGCGTCTTGACGTCCTTGTCGGCCGGCAGGTTTTCCGCGACCGGGAAGGCTGCGATGCGGTTGAACACGGGTTCGGCGAATGCGGCAGCGGCAGTCGATGCCAGCAATGCTGCGGTCAGCGCCGCGCGGGAAAAAGTCGTCGTCATGGGGACCCCCTGTCTCCTCGAATTGGAACCAGGCGGTTTTGCGCATCCTGCATGACAGGCGCATGACAGAGCGCGCCAATATGCGACAATTTCGCACAGGACCCAAAGAAAACCCGGCTCTGGGCCGGGTTCTCGAAGCTCAGGCGGAACGGCGCCGCCGTTCGTTCTGCATGATGAACAGCGAGGCGCCGAGGATCAGGACCGCACCGACCCAGAAGGAGACGGTCGGCGCATAGCCGAAGACGATCCAGCCGGCGAGCACGTTCAGCGGCAGTTTCAGATCGTCGAAGGGCTGCACATAGGCGGCATCGGCGGCGCGGTAGGCCCAGGTCAGGAGATACTGTGCGGCGGCCGTCAGGACGCCCATCAGCACCAGAAGCCCCAGCGCCAGGTCCGTCGGCACGACGAACCCGGCGCCGGCCGCCAGAACGCCGTTGACCGGCGTCAGCAGGACGAGAAGCCAGATGGTGATCGTCTCCGGCTTCTCATAGGCCGTCAGGTTCTTGGTGATCAGCGACGCGCCACCCCAGAGCAGCGCCGCGATGATCGGCAGGAGTGCCGCCGGCGTGAAGGCTTCGGACCAGGGCTGCAGGATGATCATCGCGCCGGTAAATCCGGTCGCAGTCGCCAGCCAGCGCACCACCCCTACCCGCTCGCCAAGGAAGAAGCGGGCACCAAGGATGATGAAGAAGGGCGAGGTCATCACGAGTGCGATCGCCTGTCCGATCGGCACGGAGGCAAGGCCGACGACCCACGCTTCGACGCCGAGCGCCGAGAGGACGACACGCAGAAGGTGATGCCACGGCCGGTCGGTGCGCATGGCACTGAGACCGAGCCGCCAGATGACCGGCACGGACAGGACGGAAGCGAAGGCATATTGCCAGAAGGCGGCAGACGCCGGCGGGAAGCCGAGCCGCATCGTCACCCATTGGGTGGCGGTATTGATGCCCGCAAAGGCGACACCGGCTGCGACCATCAGGATCGCGGCCGCCACCGGGCGGGACGGGTTGAGCACGAGGGAGCTCTGATTCATGTCTTTGTTTCTCCAAAAGAGACCAACACAAATCAGGACGCATGAGGTGGAAAACGGCTTCAATCCCGCGCAGGAACCCCGCCCGGATTGCGACCGTCTCTCTCATTCTCTTCCATCCGGACTATCACCGTCGGCTCCGGAATTGCACCGGATCTGCTGACCCGCCGGACACCTGTCCAACGGCGCTCGCGGGCTTGGGGACGAACCCCTTACCGCCGGTGGGGACTTGCACCCCGCCCTGAGAACAGCCCACAGATAGGATATCCCGACGCACCGGGCAAGAGCGCGGGGGTCCCGGCGGTGTTGACGCTGTGTTCTCAAGGATAGGACACAATAGAAAAACCCGGTGCATTGCTGCACCGGGTTTGAAACTCAATTCCTGCTTCCCTGCGGAGCGCCGGGAACAGCGTCAACCATATTAGTTGACGGCGTCCTTCAGGCCCTTGCCGGCCGTGAACTTCGGAACGTTGCGAGCCGGGATGTCGACTTCCGCGCCCGTGGACGGGTTGCGGCCCTTGGAGGCTGCACGATGCGAAACGGTGAAGCTGCCGAAGCCGGCGAGACGGATGTCGCCACCGTTCTTGAGTTCAGCCTGAACGGTTTCGAAGAGCGCGTCGACTGCGGAAGCTGCATCTGCCTTGGTCAGACCGGCCTTTTCTGCAACTGCGGACACGAGTTCATTCTTGTTCATGTTTCCACCCCTTTCATTGGTATGAAACGACTCATTATCAAGCTCGGCGAGAGCATAGGGGAGCTATCGCCTGCTGCAAGCCAAAAGCCTTGCTACGCAGGGAAAAGCAAGCGTTTTTCGTTCGTATTTCACAAAAAAGGCCGGCATGAATGCCGGCCTTTCGGTAAAATGTATCACTTCGGTCACAGAGCGGTCACGAGGTGGCCGCGCCGCACTCAATGCGCGATCGTGCCGGCCGAATCGTCGGCAGCGTCCTTGCCTGCGATTGCAGGCACGTCTGCCGGCGGTTCCCACTCGATCGGCTCGAGCTTGCGAACGAGCGCGTGCTCGAGCACCTCGCCCATCCGCGAGACCGGAATGATCTCCATGTTGTTCTTCACATTGTCCGGAATGTCGGCCAGATCCTTGGCGTTTTCTTCCGGAATGAGAACCTTCTTGATGCCGCCGCGAAGAGCCGCGAGCAGCTTTTCCTTGAGGCCGCCAATCGGCAGGACACGACCGCGGAGCGTGATTTCACCCGTCATCGCGACGTCCTTGGAGACAGGCACGCCGGTCATGATCGAGACGATGGCGGTCGCCATGGCAACGCCTGCCGACGGGCCGTCTTTCGGGGTAGCACCCTCCGGAACGTGGACGTGGATGTCAGCCTTGTCGAAACGCGGCGGCTCGATGCCGAAATCGATCGCCCGCGAGCGGACATAGGAGGCCGCTGCCGAAATCGATTCCTTCATCACGTCCTTCAGGTTGCCGGTCACCGTCATGCGGCCCTTGCCACCCGGCATCATCACGCCTTCGATCGTCAGCAGTTCGCCGCCGACTTCCGTCCAGGCAAGACCGGTGACGACACCGACCTGATCCTCGCGCTCGGCTTCACCATGACGGAACCGCGGCACGCCGAGGTAGTCATGGATGTTGTCCGCCGTCACGTTGACGCTGGTGACCTTGCCCTTGATGATCTCGGTCACGGCCTTGCGGGCGAGCTTCATCAGCTCGCGCTCGAAGGACCGCACACCGGCCTCGCGGGTATACTGGCGAATGACCGCCATCAGCGCGTCGTCGCTGACCGAGAATTCCTTCGGCTGCAGCGCATGTTCGCGGATGGCCTTCGGCAGCAGGTGCCGCTTGGCGATCTCGGCCTTTTCGTCTTCCGTGTAGCCGGCGATCCGGATGATCTCCATGCGGTCCATCAGCGGACCCGGAATGTTGAGCGTGTTGGCCGTGGTGATGAACATCACGTTCGACAGGTCGTACTCGACTTCCAGGTAGTGGTCCATGAAGGTCGAGTTCTGTTCCGGATCGAGCACCTCGAGAAGTGCCGAGGACGGATCGCCACGGAAATCCATGCCCATCTTGTCGATTTCGTCGAGCAGGAAGAGCGGATTGGCCTTCTTCGCCTTCTTCATCGACTGGATGACCTTGCCGGGCATCGAGCCGATATAGGTGCGGCGGTGGCCACGGATTTCGGCTTCGTCGCGAACGCCGCCGAGCGCCATGCGGATGTACTCGCGGCCGGTCGCCTTGGCGATCGACTTGGCAAGCGAGGTCTTGCCGACGCCGGGAGGGCCGACGAGGCACAGGATCGG
Proteins encoded in this region:
- the hupB gene encoding DNA-binding protein HupB, with protein sequence MNKNELVSAVAEKAGLTKADAASAVDALFETVQAELKNGGDIRLAGFGSFTVSHRAASKGRNPSTGAEVDIPARNVPKFTAGKGLKDAVN
- the lon gene encoding endopeptidase La encodes the protein MTKETSAAKQATLYPVLPLRDIVVFPHMIVPLFVGREKSIRALEEVMGSDKQIMLVTQLNAGDDDPDPSAMYDVGTVANVLQLLKLPDGTVKVLVEGKARASISGYGSRPEYYEAVAEVLPEPGDDPVEVEALARSVVSEFENYVKLNKKISPEVVGAASQIDDYSKLADTVASHLSIKITEKQEMLETTSVKERLEKALGFMEGEISVLQVEKRIRSRVKRQMEKTQREYYLNEQMKAIQKELGDAEDGRDEMAELEERIKKTKLSKEGREKADAELKKLRQMSPMSAEATVVRNYLDWLLGLPWGKKSKIKTDLNLAEKVLEEDHFGLDKVKERIVEYLAVQARASKIKGPILCLVGPPGVGKTSLAKSIAKATGREYIRMALGGVRDEAEIRGHRRTYIGSMPGKVIQSMKKAKKANPLFLLDEIDKMGMDFRGDPSSALLEVLDPEQNSTFMDHYLEVEYDLSNVMFITTANTLNIPGPLMDRMEIIRIAGYTEDEKAEIAKRHLLPKAIREHALQPKEFSVSDDALMAVIRQYTREAGVRSFERELMKLARKAVTEIIKGKVTSVNVTADNIHDYLGVPRFRHGEAEREDQVGVVTGLAWTEVGGELLTIEGVMMPGGKGRMTVTGNLKDVMKESISAAASYVRSRAIDFGIEPPRFDKADIHVHVPEGATPKDGPSAGVAMATAIVSIMTGVPVSKDVAMTGEITLRGRVLPIGGLKEKLLAALRGGIKKVLIPEENAKDLADIPDNVKNNMEIIPVSRMGEVLEHALVRKLEPIEWEPPADVPAIAGKDAADDSAGTIAH
- a CDS encoding DMT family transporter; this encodes MNQSSLVLNPSRPVAAAILMVAAGVAFAGINTATQWVTMRLGFPPASAAFWQYAFASVLSVPVIWRLGLSAMRTDRPWHHLLRVVLSALGVEAWVVGLASVPIGQAIALVMTSPFFIILGARFFLGERVGVVRWLATATGFTGAMIILQPWSEAFTPAALLPIIAALLWGGASLITKNLTAYEKPETITIWLLVLLTPVNGVLAAGAGFVVPTDLALGLLVLMGVLTAAAQYLLTWAYRAADAAYVQPFDDLKLPLNVLAGWIVFGYAPTVSFWVGAVLILGASLFIMQNERRRRSA
- a CDS encoding esterase-like activity of phytase family protein; its protein translation is MTTTFSRAALTAALLASTAAAAFAEPVFNRIAAFPVAENLPADKDVKTPTSSEIITATEDGNTLVYSDSPLGAVGFVDITDPKAPKPLGAVMADGEPTSVAARFGKVFAAVNTSEDYVKTGGKLLTIDVKSHAIEASCDLGGQPDSIAIAPDGSFAAIAIENERNEELNDGKLPQMPAGYLVTIPFKDGAADCGGLKKIDVTGLAEIAPEDPEPEFVDINDKGQIALTLQENNHIVIVDGKTGEVTSHFSAGAVDIDGVDIKKDGKLDFTGSLKGVKREPDSIQWLDDNRVVVADEGDYEGGSRGFTIFDTTGKVLYESGPSLEREIAKLGMFPDKRAGKKGVELEGLEVAKFGDQNYIFVMSERASVVGIYKDTGAEPELMQIVPSGIAPEGIIAVPQRNLIATANEADLVEDGGARSHVMLYELGEGEKAFPEIVSADDKDGNPIGFGALSSLAADAKEPGKLYATNDSFYSAQPTIFVIDATQKPAVITDAIRITKDGATMEHRDMEGLTLDGKGGFWIANEGNPEKDVPHQIFHAGADGAVDQVIDIPEGMNANQVRFGFEGITRVGEGDDETLWMAVQREWKDDEKGFVKLVSYKPSSKEWGAVRYPLDKGEAGWVGLSEITANGDYAYIVERDNQIGEAAKIKKIYKVALSELKPAPLGGELPTVKKELAYDLLPDMLAATHGYAVDKIEGFTIDASGQAYAVTDNDGVDDSSGETLFWAVNLNKTN